The genomic region AATGAAAAAGAATAATGAAGAAGTGGTTTAGTTGTTATTTTCTGTTGTTTTCATTGGTAATGGCGGCTCAGGTCAAAGACCGGAATCTGCCGCGCGGCAATGAAGCGTTCGGCGAAAAAAACTATTCGGAAGCCGAAGCAGATTATCGTATCTCGCAATCTAAAGTGCCAACACGAGCGACTTCATCCTATAATCTCGGTAATGCCATTTACAGGCAAAACCAACCCGGGGAAGCGAAGTTTGCGTATATGAAGGCGATTGAAAATGCCAAAGGGAAAAAGCAAAAACATAAAGCGATGCATAACCTTGGTAATGTCTTTATGTTGGAAAAAAACTATTCGGGAGCGGTGGAAGCCTATAAAGATGCGTTGCGGAATAATCCGTATGACGAGGAAACCCGTTATAATTATGCGTTGGCCAAACAGAAGTTAAAAGAAAATCCGCCGAAAAATAATAATAAAGACAAAAACAAGGATAAGAATAAAGAGCAACAGGATCAGAAAGATAAGGATAAAAACAAAGATAAAGGCGACAATAAAAAAGACCAGAATAAAGATAAAGGTCAGGATAAAAAAGACGATAAAGGTGATCCGAAAGACAAAAACGGAGATAAAGGCGATAAAGACAAACCGAACGCCCAGCCAAAACCAAGTGGTGCTTCCAAACAACGAATGGAAAACCTCCTGGACGCTTTAAATAATGAAGAGAAAAAAATTCAGGACAAAGTGAAGGCCAGAGAGGTCAAAGGAAGTCCTGTTAAAAATGAAAAAGATTGGTAATCGGACAAAAAAGTATACCTTGTCGGACAAACTAAAGTAGTGACACAAAACAACAATGAATAGAGTTATTTTTCTGCTATTATTATGCTTTCAGGGGCTTTTTGCTCAGGTGCAGTTTGAAGCAACCGTGAGTAAGAATACCCTTGGGATTAACGAACGCCTTCGTATTGATTTTACAATGAACGAAGACGGGGATAATTTCAGCCCACCGGCTTTTGAAGGATTCCGGGTTGTAGGTGGCCCGAATCAGGCGGTGAGCTATTCGTGGATTAACGGAAAAAAATCATTTAATAAATCCTTTTCCTATTTTCTGATGCCGTTAAAAAAAGGACCGGCCATCATTAAACCGGCTTCTATCGAAATCGATGGGAAAATTTATAAAACGAATCCGGTAAAAGTAATGGTTACCAATGCGGTACAGGAAGAAGTAAATCCGTATTATCCGCAACAAAAAACGGGCGAGGGAATTCATCTGGTAGCCGAAATTTCCAAAACCAATCCGTATATCAACGAACCGATAACGGTAGTGTATAAATTATATGTGAGTAACACCGCCAGTGTGAGAAACTGGCGCGAAATGGCCAGTCCGAAATATAACGATTTCTGGAGTCAGAATATCGATATCAAAAAACTGGTTGTGGAAAACGGAAAATACAACGGTGAAGACTATCGTTATGTGGTGTTGCGTAAAACGGTGTTATATCCGCAAAAAGCCGGAAAACTCGAAATAGAACCGCTTTCACTGGACATCGAAGTCGACTTGCCAACCGGACGTCGGGATTTCTTCGGACGTATGGAATATGCCAGCGGTAATAAAACCGTTTCGGCCGGAGCCAAATCGATTAATGTACGCACCTTACCGGAAGCCGGAAAACCTATCGATTTTACCGGCGCAGTTGGTGATTTCGACTTTAAAGTTACACCATCGAAAACCACATTAAAAGCAGGCGAATCACTGAATCTGGTGGTGAGTGTTTCCGGAAAAGGAAACCTGAAATTGTTTAATCTTCCAAAACCGGTAGTCCCAAGTGCATTGGAAATGTACGATCCGGAGCATAAAGAAAAAGTAACCACACCGCTTTCCGGTATGCAGGGCGAAGTGTCGGATACCTATGCAATCATTCCGCAATACAAAGGAAATTATCTGATTAAACCAATGGTGTTTTCGTATTTCGATCTGAGTGCCAATAAATATAAGACGATCAATTCGCCGGAAATAATGATCAATGTAGTGGACGGGCCGTCGCCAACTTCAGGTGATAACCAGGTGGCTTCCTTACCCGGAAAACAAAGTGTGGTGGCAAACGATCAGTTTCAGTTTATCAAACTAAAAACCAATCTGACCAGTATCCATCAAAAAGAATTCTTAGGTTCCGGTTTGTTCTATTCCTTATTGATGGCGCCATTCCTGATCATTCCGATAATTGTATTGGCCCGTAAGAAAAAAGAAGCGATCGATGGTGATGTGGTTGGAAATAAAATCCGTCAGTCCAATAAACTGGCCAAACGATTCCTGTCGGAAGCCAATAAACAAATGGGGAATAAAGAAGCCTTTTATGTGGCAATGGAAAAAGCCTTGCATAATTTCTTAAAAGCGAAATTGCATATTGAAACATCGGAGATGAGTAAAGAAAATATTCAGGAATTGCTATTGTCCCGAAAAGCAACGCCCGAAACGGTTCAAAACTTTTTAGGATTGATGGATAGTTGTGAGTTTGCACGCTATACACCGGCTTCGGTGGGTACCATGCAACAGGATTATGATAAAGCTGTAACCGTAATTTCCGGACTGGAAAAACAAATCACGAACTAATCGCTATGAAAAAGCTATTGTATATCGTCCTTTTCGTTTCCCAGGTATTTTGGGCACAGACTGCTTTTGAAAAAGGAAATGATTTCTATAAAAAAGAAAAATACGAGGAAGCGGCCGCCAGTTACGAACAGGTGGTTCAATCCGGAAAACAATCGTCGGAGTTGTATTTTAACTTGGGGAATGCCTATTATAAGATGCATAAAGTAGCACCAGCTATTTACAATTATGAAAAGGCGTTGTTGCTCAATCCGAAAGATCATGCGGCGCAGACCAATCTGCATTTTGCACAGAAAATGACCATCGATGAGATTAAAATCGTGCCGAAAGTTGGCTTTTCCAAAATGCTAAACGATCTGTTGGATGTATTCCATTATGAAGAATGGGCCTGGATTGCCGTTGGATCAGCTGTTTTTTTTCTGTTGTGTTTTATTGGTTATTATTTTGCCAGTCAAACCATAGTAAAGCGAATCTTTTTCTTCGGAATGTTTGTCGTACTAGTATCGATGCTGATCAGTGTATCGGCGGCTATTGCAGAAAAAGATAATTATAACAGCGAACGACCGGCTATTGTTTTTGCTGAGGTTGTTCCGGTAAAAAGCGAACCTAAAGCAACGGCTTCAGATGCTTTTGTATTACACGAAGGTGCCAAAGTCTTTGTGATCGAATCGCTCGATAACTGGCGGAAAATTCAGCTGACCGATGATAAAGAGGGTTGGATCGAAAAAGAAGCCATCAAAGAATTAAAATAAGATTATAAGATGCCGGTAGTACTACCGGCATTTTTTATACCTTCAAAGCATAACCCAATCGTATTGTATTGGTATTCGTATAAGAATGCTTTTGAATAACTGTGTCAATATGGGACATATGTTGGTTGATTTTCGGTCTTTTTGAATTCTAAAAAAGGAACGATCAATGCTAATTGATGCTATATTTTGTAAAACTTTGGAATCGCTATCGTGTTTATTATGAGTGCTATATGTGTTTTGAGGTTTCCGAAAATTCCTGATAGTACTCCCTACAACCCCTTTGTAATAAACCGATTGCGATTTGTATAGCTAAAAAATAGACTAAGGTTACTATAAAAATTTTTTGGTTTTTTTGTTTGTAACAAAATAACAAATTATGATAAAAAAAGCATTTTTAACTGCTTTATTGGTAGGTGTTTCGGCCTGTTCCAGTGATAGCGGTAACAGTAGTCAAAGTAATGACGTGAAAAAATCATTAGAAATGAAGGTGAAAAACATTATTCAGGAATCGTATGATGATGATGGTAATACAACTTTAGTTATAAAGAATTTTAGCTATGAAAAAGATAAACTGGTTGGTATATCCGAATTGTCTGAAGTGACAAAGATTGAGCTTGAATTCACGTATACGGGTGATAAAATCACAAAGGCGAACTATCAGGTTGGAACTCCTAGAAGTAAAAGTGTTACAGGAATTTATGAAGGCGATAAGTTGGTTCGTATTTCAAATGAAAATTATAAGACCGATTATACATATGAAAAAGGGGTTTTAAAATGCATAGAAGAATTCCATAAAGTAGGTGATTTATGGCGACTATTACGAAAAGAGAGGTTTAAATTTGACCAAAATGGAAATGTAGAAGAGTTACTGATTGGAGAAGTACCGGGGTCAAGAATTAAAAAGAAGTATGTTTATGATGATAAAAAGAACCCTTATAGTAATATGAACCCTTACTTTAAATGTTTTTTTGGAGAAATGAATCTATTAAATCAAAAAAATAATAGCATCAAGGAGGAAATATACAATAACGAAACCAAGATGGAAGCTTCAAAGACAATTTCTTCCCAGATCGAGTATAATAGCGGCGACTATCCGGTTGAAATAAAAAAAATCGATGATAAGAGTGGTAAGTTGCTGTCAAAAATTACAATTACCTATATTTAAGTATAATAAAAAGAAGCCGTTTTTTGAGACACGACCATAACTATGGTGCCAGTAAATTTTTATCGGCACCGTTGTTTTTAATAAAAAAGTCACATATTTGTGAAAATAATAATAACCAATCGAAGTGATCATTACGATGCCGATGAAGTTTCTTTGTCGGCATCGATCGTTTTAAAATCCTCGTACCATTCCTGTACACTCGGGAAAATCAGTTGAGAGGTTTTCTGAATCGGGTTGTAAAACAACGATTTGTCCATTGTTTCCTGCGAAAGGAAATAATTATTAATGTTGATTTTTTGGAAAAGGTTGAGCAGAATACTGAGTATTAAAGCCATTTTTAAGATTCCGAAAACACCGCCGGCAATCGTATTTAACCAGCCCATTTGCGCAAAACTGGCAATTCCGGTAAATAGTTTGGCCAACAGGATTATGCCCACAACAACGAGGATAAATGTAAGTCCGAAAGCGGTTACTTCAATATATTTCGGATTCCAGGAAACATGATTCTCGATAAACGATCGTACCAGATGCGAAAATTTGATCGCCAGAATAATGCCTACAATCAAAGAAATCAGCGACGCAAACGCAGTAAACAATCCCTGGCGGAAACCTTGAATAAATCCGTATAGTAAAACAGCGGCAAGTAGAATGTCAAAAAAGCTCATGGAGTATAGTGTAAAAAGCAAAGATAAAAGAAATAAGAAAAGCATAGCGGAACTTAGTATCTTTACGGCTTATTTTTGATAAAACACTTCCACAGGGAAGTTAAAATGAGATACGATGTCAAGAGACGAACAATTAAAACAGCGTTGGGATACGCTGGTCACAATATTATCCGAACGTTTTGCCGATGGCGAAATGTTGGATCTGGATGCAATCATTTACCTGATCGGCGTTCAGGAACTGGGAAAAATTAAAAATAAATTCAAAAAAGACGAAAAGATCAATCTGATGCATATCGCGATCTGCCGTCTGTTGGAACCTTATGGTTACTATGAGTTTTCTTTTTTCGATGAAGACGGTTGGCCGCATTATACGGTAAAAGAACAATTACCACCACTAAAAGCCGGTGAACAATCGGTGTTGATGAAAGAGGCTATTGTAAATTATTTCCTCGAAAAAGGATTGATCGAATAAAACAAAAAAAGGACAAAAGGCACAATTTACCGGTAAATTAATCAGCAAAAGCAGTAGAATCTGAATCCAAAATCCGTAAATTTGCCCTTTATTGACAGAACGATGATTGATAAGATTAAAGAATACATTAGCGAAGCGCAGGCTTTTACTACAGATAATAAAGAAACCCTGGAAACATTCCGTATCAAGTTCTTAGGAAGTAAAGGCCTTCTTAAAGACTTGTTTGCCGAATTTAAAAATGTTCCCAACGATCAGAAAAAAGAATTCGGTCTGGTGATTAACCTGCTGAAGACAACCGCGGAAGATAAAGTAAAATCCATTCAGGATGCTTTAGAAAGCAAAGAAGAAACCAAAGGTATTTACGGCGATTTGTCGCGTCCGGGAGAACCATTGGTAATCGGATCACGCCATCCGATTTCAATTGTAAAAAATCAGATTGTCGATATTTTTTCCAATATCGGATTCAACGTTTCCGAAGGTCCGGAAATCGAAGACGACTGGCATAACTTTACCGCGTTAAACTTACCGGAATACCATCCGGCGCGCGATATGCAGGATACGTTCTTTATCCAGACCAATCCGGATATATTATTGCGTACCCATACATCGTCCGTTCAGGTGCGTTATATGGAAGATAATAAACCGCCAATCCGAACCATTTCTCCCGGAAGAGTGTTCCGTAACGAAGCAGTGTCATCCCGTTCACACTGTATTTTCCATCAGGTGGAAGGTTTGTATATTGATCAGAATGTTTCGTTTGCCGATTTAAAACAGACCTTGTTGTATTTCACCAAAGAGATGTTCGGAAAATCGAAAATCCGTCTGCGTCCATCCTACTTCCCGTTCACCGAGCCAAGTGCTGAAGTGGATATTTACTGGGGATTAAAAACCGAAACCGATTACCGTATCACCAAAGGTACCGGGTGGTTGGAAATCATGGGATGCGGAATGGTCGATCCGAACGTTTTAAAAAACTGCGGCATCGATGCCGATAAATACAACGGATTCGCATTCGGTATGGGTATCGAACGAATTGCCATGTTGTTATACCAAATCGGAGACATTCGTATGTTCTACGAAAATGACGTCCGGTTTTTAGAACAATTCAAATCCAGCATTTAAAAAAATAAAAAGCGAATAGGTCACACTATTCGCTTTTACACTATTATACCCCGTTAAAAAATGAAAAAAGATATCACGATCCCTAAAGTTGAAAATGTTTATGTAGCCGCTATTCAGGAGTGGAACGACGACTTTATGGAAAATTCATGGTATGCCTACCTGATTAACGATAGCGATGTAAAATTGGAAATGGCACTGGTGGTTTCCAGAGCCTATGGAAAAATAAACGGAGAAGACCGTAAAACCGGAACCTTCCGTCACGCTTTTAATGAAGTAGCACCAAACGCATCTGTTAAAATCGAATTGCTGGAAAACAATGTCCTGCAATTGAACAATGAGTTTATGGTAACCTATTTTCAGGACGGTAAATTATTCGATAAAACCTATGTCTTCCGTACCAATACGATTAATGATAAAGCCTTAGTCGATCTTCCGGTGATGACAAAAAGAGGGATTTTAGGGAAGTAATTTTTGGGTAGGAATTGGTCTGTTCGCGAAATTTTTCCAACTTTATGGAAAATTTACAGCACCATCCGCATGAGAAAGATTCTTTTTTGCTTCCTTTTACTTCAGACAGCCACGCTGTTCTCGCAAAAAAATAACTACGCACAATTCGTAAATCCTTTTATAGGAACCGGAGGTCATGGTCATACCTTTCCCGGCGCAACGGTTCCGTTTGGAATGGTACAGCTTTCACCCGATACCCGTATCGACGGTAGTTGGGATGGATGTGGCGGTTACCATTATTCCGATGCCATTATCTATGGCTTTTCACATACCCACCTGAATGGTACCGGTGTTTCCGATTTCGGGGACATCATGCTGATGCCTGCTATGGGGGAACCGAAACTAAATAGTGACGCGTATCGTTCGCCTTTTTCGCATAAAAATGAAAAAGCAACAGCGGGTTATTATGCCGTCAAACTCGACAACCACAATATCGATGTCCGCTTAACCGCTACAACACGTGTCGGCCTACAGGAATATACCTTTAACCAATCGGGTAAGGCGAATATTATTCTGGATTTGAACCATCGCGATAAACTGTTAATGGGCGATGTTCGGATAATCGATAATCAAACGGTTGAAGTGCTTCGCAGAAGTGAAGCCTGGGCAAGAGATCAGTATGTGTATGCACGGATTGTATTTAGTGTGCCGATGCAAATTACCAATGTCCGCAATAATGGATTCGCACCACCCAAAAATACCGATACCTTTTTTGCCGGATCCCAACTGGCGATAAGTTTTTCAAAAGAAGTAAAAAAAGGGGAAAAGATTCTGGTAAAAGTAGCCTTGTCGCCTACAGGCTATGAAGGAGCCCAAAAAAACCTGCTGGCCGAAATGTCCGACTGGAATTTTGAGGCTGCAAAAAAACAGGCGGAAACCCTTTGGAATAAAGAACTGTCCAAAATTGAGATTACGACTTCCGACAAAGATAAAAAAACGATTTTCTATACCGCATTATACCACACCATGATGCAACCCAACATCGCTATGGATGTGGATGGGCTGTATCGCGGACGTGACAACGAATTACACAAAGCAGAAGGGTTTGATTACTATACCGTCTTTTCGCTTTGGGATAC from Flavobacterium sp. WV_118_3 harbors:
- a CDS encoding tetratricopeptide repeat protein; this encodes MKKWFSCYFLLFSLVMAAQVKDRNLPRGNEAFGEKNYSEAEADYRISQSKVPTRATSSYNLGNAIYRQNQPGEAKFAYMKAIENAKGKKQKHKAMHNLGNVFMLEKNYSGAVEAYKDALRNNPYDEETRYNYALAKQKLKENPPKNNNKDKNKDKNKEQQDQKDKDKNKDKGDNKKDQNKDKGQDKKDDKGDPKDKNGDKGDKDKPNAQPKPSGASKQRMENLLDALNNEEKKIQDKVKAREVKGSPVKNEKDW
- a CDS encoding BatD family protein, which encodes MNRVIFLLLLCFQGLFAQVQFEATVSKNTLGINERLRIDFTMNEDGDNFSPPAFEGFRVVGGPNQAVSYSWINGKKSFNKSFSYFLMPLKKGPAIIKPASIEIDGKIYKTNPVKVMVTNAVQEEVNPYYPQQKTGEGIHLVAEISKTNPYINEPITVVYKLYVSNTASVRNWREMASPKYNDFWSQNIDIKKLVVENGKYNGEDYRYVVLRKTVLYPQKAGKLEIEPLSLDIEVDLPTGRRDFFGRMEYASGNKTVSAGAKSINVRTLPEAGKPIDFTGAVGDFDFKVTPSKTTLKAGESLNLVVSVSGKGNLKLFNLPKPVVPSALEMYDPEHKEKVTTPLSGMQGEVSDTYAIIPQYKGNYLIKPMVFSYFDLSANKYKTINSPEIMINVVDGPSPTSGDNQVASLPGKQSVVANDQFQFIKLKTNLTSIHQKEFLGSGLFYSLLMAPFLIIPIIVLARKKKEAIDGDVVGNKIRQSNKLAKRFLSEANKQMGNKEAFYVAMEKALHNFLKAKLHIETSEMSKENIQELLLSRKATPETVQNFLGLMDSCEFARYTPASVGTMQQDYDKAVTVISGLEKQITN
- the pheS gene encoding phenylalanine--tRNA ligase subunit alpha, whose product is MIDKIKEYISEAQAFTTDNKETLETFRIKFLGSKGLLKDLFAEFKNVPNDQKKEFGLVINLLKTTAEDKVKSIQDALESKEETKGIYGDLSRPGEPLVIGSRHPISIVKNQIVDIFSNIGFNVSEGPEIEDDWHNFTALNLPEYHPARDMQDTFFIQTNPDILLRTHTSSVQVRYMEDNKPPIRTISPGRVFRNEAVSSRSHCIFHQVEGLYIDQNVSFADLKQTLLYFTKEMFGKSKIRLRPSYFPFTEPSAEVDIYWGLKTETDYRITKGTGWLEIMGCGMVDPNVLKNCGIDADKYNGFAFGMGIERIAMLLYQIGDIRMFYENDVRFLEQFKSSI
- a CDS encoding tetratricopeptide repeat protein — encoded protein: MKKLLYIVLFVSQVFWAQTAFEKGNDFYKKEKYEEAAASYEQVVQSGKQSSELYFNLGNAYYKMHKVAPAIYNYEKALLLNPKDHAAQTNLHFAQKMTIDEIKIVPKVGFSKMLNDLLDVFHYEEWAWIAVGSAVFFLLCFIGYYFASQTIVKRIFFFGMFVVLVSMLISVSAAIAEKDNYNSERPAIVFAEVVPVKSEPKATASDAFVLHEGAKVFVIESLDNWRKIQLTDDKEGWIEKEAIKELK
- a CDS encoding CvpA family protein, with product MSFFDILLAAVLLYGFIQGFRQGLFTAFASLISLIVGIILAIKFSHLVRSFIENHVSWNPKYIEVTAFGLTFILVVVGIILLAKLFTGIASFAQMGWLNTIAGGVFGILKMALILSILLNLFQKININNYFLSQETMDKSLFYNPIQKTSQLIFPSVQEWYEDFKTIDADKETSSAS